The genomic interval TTGAATTAAAGGTGTAAAGCATTTGGTTTCCTTTGCCAATCCTTTAGACTTCTGCTGATCCATCCAAATGGGTTTGAAATCCACTGTACAGTTCCTATGATGCATTTGAGGTGTTAGCATTCTTAGCAATACTTGTAGGACTGGCCAACTCAATGTTGATTGTTCTTTTCAAATGCTAATGTCATCACTTCTACTGGCATTGCTAACAATGCTAACTCAGAGCCATGTGTGTTTGCTGGGATCAGTATTGAGACGGTAAATGAGTTGAGAATGTAACTTTCTGAACGGCCTCCTCAGGTTCCTGGGTGACAGCTACAGATCTTCCCGAGATTCTGGGTAATCTGAGATTCAACTTAATGAAAAACACAAGGGGACGCTGCAGGTACACACCCCAGGTGGCTGAACTGACATGGGGTGATGACCTTGACTGCACCTACCCCAAATCCATCTACCGCTATGACTACATCATGGCATCGGATGTGGTTTACAACCCACAAACCTTAGATGACCTTTTAGTCACCATGAAGCATTTCTGTCAACCAGGAACAAAGCTGATCTGGGCCAACAAGGTGCGCCTTCCATCAGACCTGACGTTTACTGAGAAGTTCCAAAAGGCCTTCCACACTACCTTGGTTGCTGAGGTGGAGGATATAAAGATCTGCATGGCAATGGCTCGAGAAGAAGAAAGTGAATCCCACCTTCCAGGAGGAGTACGAGAGACGGAAGAGCAAGAGGGTGAGGTCACTGATGATGAAACATCTGtctgtgaggatgaggaggggagtgaCGAAGGGAAAGACCAGGAAGTTAAGATCAGGGACGAGAGGAAAGCGAAGGAGGAATGTCATCTGGAACTTTCTCATGTCGAGGACGGTGAGAAAGATCATGAAGGCTTGGACAGGAAAGACCAAGAAAACAAGGCAGTTTACCAAAAAGAGAAATTTGAGGAAAAGCAATGCTTTGACGAAGATGggatggaggacaggaaggtGGATGTTGCTGAAGATGAAGTCTCTGGTGGAGGGAATGATGTCCTAATAAAGAGAAAATCAGATAAAGAAGAACCACCACTAGAAAAACAAGAAGTGTGGAAAatattggaggaggaggatgaggaagatgaggggaGTAGACAATCATGGGAGGAGCAGACCTGGGATCACGATGATGAAGGTTATCAGGATGATGAAAGAGAGAACACGGATTCCCAGTGCAGCATTGTGGCAACAGATGAAGACATAATTGGTGAGTATTAATgacaattaataataataaatatttacAAACCACCACAGTCCAGTGGTCACAATGGCCATAGATGTTGAATGGACAGGCCTGTTCCATTCCTGTGCAGAGGTTCCAGTGGACACCAAGAAAACCAGTGTCCAGGTGCCACCCTGGGCCCAATGTCCCGTTGTAAAATTCGGCAAGGACGTGTACACCTATGTGGGCCAAGAAATTGGCATCTTTGAGTCCCAGGTGGAGCTCTACggagctgtgatgtggcctgctgtGAGTGGTATTGTACAACTGGCAACCTTTTTATTGATTCAACGCAAATACAGTATCACCTGCTTGATGAAGAGATTGAGGATGGAAGTG from Osmerus eperlanus chromosome 21, fOsmEpe2.1, whole genome shotgun sequence carries:
- the LOC134007901 gene encoding uncharacterized protein LOC134007901 isoform X2 encodes the protein MSVGVSWTTAPEERDTADMMEEGRVMVMKEEKKEEDEEEVVKEEEVENEEQIDEETEKRTEDSQDSTGQNKRSWEPYIFSLKDKETYHFLGLDITIYESLHHIGCVLWPGALALCEYLETNREQINLMDKYVLELGAGTGLVSIVAALLGSWVTATDLPEILGNLRFNLMKNTRGRCRYTPQVAELTWGDDLDCTYPKSIYRYDYIMASDVVYNPQTLDDLLVTMKHFCQPGTKLIWANKVRLPSDLTFTEKFQKAFHTTLVAEVEDIKICMAMAREEESESHLPGGVRETEEQEGEVTDDETSVCEDEEGSDEGKDQEVKIRDERKAKEECHLELSHVEDGEKDHEGLDRKDQENKAVYQKEKFEEKQCFDEDGMEDRKVDVAEDEVSGGGNDVLIKRKSDKEEPPLEKQEVWKILEEEDEEDEGSRQSWEEQTWDHDDEGYQDDERENTDSQCSIVATDEDIIEVPVDTKKTSVQVPPWAQCPVVKFGKDVYTYVGQEIGIFESQVELYGAVMWPAALALCHYLETNSQEFNMMDKTVLELGAGTGLVSIVASLLGASVTATDISEIMRNMRLNLMRNTEGRCRHTPQTAELFWGHDLEVSFPKSFHRYDYVLAADVVYHHKFLKELLATMKYFCQPGTKLIWANKVRLPPDLDFAEDFKNTFHTTQLADLGGVKLFLATSRE
- the LOC134007901 gene encoding uncharacterized protein LOC134007901 isoform X1, which produces MSVGVSWTTAPEERDTADMMEEGRVMVMKEEKKEEDEEEVVKEEEVENEEQIDEETEKRTEDSQDSTGQNKRSWEPYIFSLKDKETYHFLGLDITIYESLHHIGCVLWPGSNNNLGCLQALALCEYLETNREQINLMDKYVLELGAGTGLVSIVAALLGSWVTATDLPEILGNLRFNLMKNTRGRCRYTPQVAELTWGDDLDCTYPKSIYRYDYIMASDVVYNPQTLDDLLVTMKHFCQPGTKLIWANKVRLPSDLTFTEKFQKAFHTTLVAEVEDIKICMAMAREEESESHLPGGVRETEEQEGEVTDDETSVCEDEEGSDEGKDQEVKIRDERKAKEECHLELSHVEDGEKDHEGLDRKDQENKAVYQKEKFEEKQCFDEDGMEDRKVDVAEDEVSGGGNDVLIKRKSDKEEPPLEKQEVWKILEEEDEEDEGSRQSWEEQTWDHDDEGYQDDERENTDSQCSIVATDEDIIEVPVDTKKTSVQVPPWAQCPVVKFGKDVYTYVGQEIGIFESQVELYGAVMWPAALALCHYLETNSQEFNMMDKTVLELGAGTGLVSIVASLLGASVTATDISEIMRNMRLNLMRNTEGRCRHTPQTAELFWGHDLEVSFPKSFHRYDYVLAADVVYHHKFLKELLATMKYFCQPGTKLIWANKVRLPPDLDFAEDFKNTFHTTQLADLGGVKLFLATSRE